The region AGCTGTATGCCTGTAACTATAGCttgacatgcacacacacaatcagtaCTGCGTGTATGTATACTCACAGCCCAGTGCCCCCTTGATTGACTGAGGGTGGACAGGTGTTTAGTTGGTCTCCTTCATACACACAGCCCAATGCCCCGCCCCCTTGATTGACTGAGGGTGGACAGGTGTTATAGTTGGTCTCCTTCATATACACACAGCCCAATGCCCCCTTGATTGACTGAGGGTGGACAGGTGTTATAGTTGGTCTCCTTCATATTCAGATCAACAACCAGTTTCAACTTAAGAGGTTATGCATGGTTCCTACGCAACCATCGCATTACAAAagcgcttataattatgtctattgTCATAAAATTACGTTCGCTGGGTCCATTTTCTTCAAAACAATATAAAACAACAACTATACTTTTCCTCAAGACAAAAAAAGAATGTATACTCATGCAATGACACATTGTAATGACTCTCCTATTTTTTATTTCATGAGGTCCCAGTAAGCCACAACACACTATGCTATGCATGGCCACGAATATATCTCCTgactgcttataattatagctcctcTTCCATAACTTTAACACTCTATTTTATAAGTGAAGAAAAAGCATGCCCGAGGCATTTATAGTGTCACGGTGTTTGAACACTtactatatataaattatgtgcattatacattataatgATGACTCTAGAAGATATAAGCTAGTGCCTGTTTGTAAGTTGAGAAGCAAGTTCCCTAAAGGTTGGTCGATCAGAGGACTTCTCCTTCCAGCATGAGCTCATTATTTGAGTGATATCTGCCGGGCAGTTAGAGGGACTCTTCAGCTTTACTCCTTTTGTGATTTTTACAGCAACTTGAATATTGATATACTCTTCATAGGGAACATGATCAGGATTAAACATCTCCCATATCACAATACCGTAACTCCACACGTCCGAAGCAGTGGAGAATTTGTTCTCTCCCAAACTCTCAGGGGCCATCCATCGAATTGGGCATTTTGAACTTTTCGTTTGAAAGTAGTAGTTAGCATCTGTTGGGAGCTTTCGAAGCAGCCCAAAATCAGACACTTTACAAGTCATGCAAGTCTCTCCCCTTGAGGCCATTAGTATATTTCGAGCAGCCAAGTCCTACAGTGAAAGTACCAGAGCATATAATTGAAATTGGTTGGCTAAACCTATACTTACATGCAGTTGTAATGTAGTGGCTTACCCTGTGAATCAAACCTCTTTCTGAAAGAAATGCCATTCCCTCGGCTATATCAAGCATATATTTGATAAGCTAAGAGAGAAGTTGGGAATTTTTCTACAGTATGAAAGGTGGCGGGGCAGAGTTAATTTTTTGATATAGCTCTATCTCTATAATATTAAACTTACGCTCAAAAATGATTTTAAGTCTCCGTAAGGTAAATATTCCATCACAATCTGATCAgctatgcatgtattaattagaCACCAATAAGCAATAAGAAGCAAATGTATATAGCAATGTCTTACCGCCTTCAACAAGCCCATACACCTTAACAATATTAGGGTGGTTTATCAGAGGGTCAGCAGAAATAGCCATTTCATTCTCAAAGTTGGCCATGTCCTTTGAATCCTCATACGTCTGTAGAGTTTTCACAGCTACGTCTACCATCTCACCAGTTAGGTTACGCAGCTTCGCATGATAGATATCTCCGAATTCACCTTATagttaaaaattaattatagtgttgtttCATCGAAATAATCTGATTACCATTTGCAATAAGTTTCCACTCGAAGAGATTGCTATCTGGTATGTGGAGTGTTCCCAGCAACTCATGTAGTGGTTTTGAGGGTCCTATGCAAATGTTTGAATCTTGAGTCCATGcagtatgtataattatactgttagaTCCTAAATTAGACTAGCTAGGTCTATATACAGTAACACCTCTGAAAAAATAATACTAAAAGTTGTCCCTTATAGCTACAATTATTAATCTATACACCAATAAAATAATCAGTGGAAAGTTTAGGGCATGCATGGTTGCTgtcttattattattattagggCTAGACAGGCAGCGTTCTTTCTAGCTTATCACTGAATAGACTTAGACTGGAAGTACACAGCCACACAGTTGCGTATGTCATTCATATATAGAGGTTAGTAGGGCTCTAGCTGAAGCGCTACACTCGTCCCAACACTAGTACTGTATGTTTACTAcagttatattatttttaccTTTTTGTTGCTGAGGTAATGCATCCTCATGGGCAGGATAACGATGATTCGGGATTGATGGAAACCGCAACCTATAGTGAATTATGAAAGCTATAAGTGTGAGTATATTTTGTAGTTTAGACATAGACTCACATTTTCCTCTCGCCCTCATGGCTGCGTTGTGTGGGTGACGATGACCTGACTCTCATAATCTTATTCTTCTTGTTACCACTGTACAGACCAGGCATTAGAACTCCTGGACCACCTCTTACTGGTGTTGTCTGCTCATCTTGGATTTGCACTTCAGCAGAGCGTGGTCTACTGGCAGCAGATTCTTTAATGATTGGTTTTTTGAGTAAAACATGGCTTCTCTCTCGGAAAAACTGTGGCTTTAAAGGTGTGAGTGGTGCCCCGGTAATATTTGCATACCTACTATCTATTTCATCATAAAGTTCATCTGGGTGGGTCTGTTGAATTTGCTTTGGTACTACATCATCATAGTCCTCTGATGTATTGCCAAGAACTTTGCATTCTTGTAGAGATATTTTCTTTGATGAATCAGGCATTTGTATTTGGCTCAAGATGGCTAAGGAATCTCGCTTTTTATCGCTAAAAACAGGCATGGCACCTTGCATTTGAGGCTTTGCACTTAACACTTTGTATGATGGGTTTGTATTTGTGCAGAATTGTTCGTGATAGTGGGGCTTAAAGTGCTCATAATTACCCTTTGATGGTTTATGCTTTGGTGGTTTACGCAGTGAAACAGCCTGCCTTGAAAATGCTACCTTTTGTGCTTTCTGGTGCAAAGCTGCATCTGTTTCAGAGTACAATCGAGGCAGTTCTGCTTCACTCAATCTTGACTGCAAAGGTGTCGGGGGTAAAGGGTGTGACGTTTCTCTTCTCGATCCACGTGGTGGTTCAGAGGTTAGATCAACAATCTTGTAGGCAAGATCAGGCTGAGATGAATTTATGAATCTCCTTAGAGCAGTGACCCAGCAATTACGGTCTTCCTGCAaattgaaaataattatacatagtcTATTGCATGCATTATATTTGAGTAACAggaattcatgcactcctgatagtAACTTATAGCCACCTCTGTATCTGCTTTGAAATACCAAGCTTTCTTCTCTTTTTTGTGCTCGAAATACACAGCAAAGCGGAACTGTGGTGCCTCATAAACAGGTTCAACAGATATAACACTGTCCAATTTCAGCTCCTGGACTTTTTTGTCCTAAGCAGGTCCAAAATAGATTCATTGAATGGGTGTTATACATTAATGCAACGCAAAACTCACGGTCAATATTTGATATTTCAGTTTTCCATCTTCAAGGTGGAGAACACAACGCTTGCTGCATTGATTCTTTTTCTTCCCATGGCATATCTGCATCTCCATCACAAACGATGAGCCACTCTGTGACAGTCAATCGTTAAGGTTGACTCTTCTTActcagaataataataatacagtaaAGACTTACCATGATTTTTGTCATTTGATCACTTCTTCTCCTGGTACCTGTAGCACATGGTGAAGGGGGTTGTTGTTCTACGATCGTCACCGACTTCCTTTGCTTCTCTACACGCTCTTTGTAATGGCCCAGGATTTCAGACACTTTCTGGGATGTTGGTCTACACTCCGGTATGTTATCTAGGCAGAGCTTTACCATTCCAATCAGTTTGGCAGGAATTGCTTTCATCCTTTCTATTTCTTCAAAGTAAGCAACTCTACGCTCTACTTCACTTCTTGCACAGAGTTTGTTCGGAGGGTGGCTGTTTGGATCGTTGTAATTCGGCCGCAGGAGAGGACTCGGAAATCGATGGCCAAAAACGAAAAGAGACATGTGACCAAAAGAGAATGTATCGAGGCTGGTGTCGTATATGGCTGGGGTACCAATGGCTTCTGgtggcatgtacacaagtgtGCCTGGAGTTTGGCTGAGACTTCTCGAAAGAGCTTCTGTGTCGATGATGCGAGAGTTTCCAAGATCTGCAATTTTTGCTTGCTTTGTGGATGTGAGGAGGATGTTTCGtgcagtgaggtcacgatgtATGATGGGTGGTTGATAGGAGTGCAAAAAGACGAGGCCTTTTGCAACATCATAGAGAATAGACAGCCGTAAAAACAATAAAACATCCTTTGCAGGAATTGTCTCCAATAAATCGTCAAGACTTTTGTCGAGTCGTTCCATTACGAGAACAGGACTAAAGCTATCGTCAAGAAAAGCAAGGCCATAAAAGTGAACTATGTTTGGGTGATGCATTTGTGACATTAGCTCACACTCAGTGATGAATTTGTCAACGATATGTTGGACACCTTTGTTTAGCGGATCAAGAAACGTCTCATGTATCTTCTTCCCTGCACAAACTGCTCCGTAAAGCTGGAGCTCAACAACATAACCAAATGCTCCTTTTCCAAGATGCCTTCCCGTGGATACCACTCCTTGCTTGATGTACGGCTGTAGTCGAGGTATGTCCCTGATTTTCTGCAAATAGCGAATATCTTCACTCATTTTGTGTTTCTGAATTTGAATCGGAAGATCAGTCAATAGCTTCTAGCTTGTGCTGTTGATTGAAACGAGTGGTTTGTTGGATTTGATCCAGGTCAGGAGTGTAGTGAAGGTAGGAGGTTTTGTACTTGTTTTTGTAGAATAAGTTCTGTAAACAACCCTAACGGATATCACAGCTTGTTTATTTGCTATTACCCGAATTGTTTTTGTTGTCAGTTCATCTTTAACTGCTAAAACAAGCTGTGAATTGTGTTAATGGTTTACTTAGATTCATAACATTCGTTTCACACTTAATTTGTTTGGCCTGTAGAGTTTCACAGCTACATCTACCATCTCACCATGCAGTTAGATGACGCAGCTTGGCATGATAGACATCTTCGAATTCTCCTTTGTTTAAAAATTACAATAGTATACAGTGGCTTATCAAAATAATCTGAGTCATTACCATTCGCAATAAGCTCCCATTGCAACTCATGTAGTGGTTTTGATGATCCTGTGCAAATTAACACATTTtaacatacatacattgtGTATTGTATAGAACTGGGGAGGATGGAACCACTGTTTATTATTCAGACTGCTTTGTTTACTGCATATATACCTGAAGGGACCTCTGACCTGTTGTCATGAATTGTGAAAGCTTTGCATGGAGTTCAATTTTACTTATATCAAGTGTGTTAGACTTACATTTTTCCATCACTCTCACAGCTGCCTTGTGTACGTGAAGGTGACTTGACTCTCATTTTTCTCAGTAGATCTACCACTGTACAGACCAGGCATTTATAGAGTATTTGTGCTGTTGGCTCATCTTGGATTTTAACTTCAGCAGAACTTGGTCTACTGGCAGCAAACTGGTGatgtttacataattatagatatcaCCTAGATCTATGTggtttgctgcatgcatgtggacaTTTAACTTTTGATATAACATTAGCCACATTTAATAGACCTGGTTTCTGTCTCGGAAAAATTTCCGCTTTGATGGTGTGAGTGGTGCCACGGCAAtgttataatttatacctACTATCAATGTCATCATACAGTTTATTCGGATATATATAATAGGTATGTTGAACTTGCATGACATGCAAAACATTGTCTTGTTACTACATCATCATAGACCTAGCTCTGATGCAAGCAATTCTAAAGAATTTTGCTCCAGTAACAAGCATATGGATAGAACCTTGCATTTGAGGCTTTGCGCTTGGCACTTTGTATAATAGATTTGCTATTGTGTAGATTTGTCTTTTATAGTACAGTGGGGCGGGGCGGCTTAAAGTGCTTTGATATTTCGTGGAGGAGTGAAGCAGCCTGCCTTGAAATTGCTACCCTTTCTGCTTTCTGCGCTTTATATTGCACGCTCGAGGAAAATCTGTTTCAGACCGCAAAAGTGGTAGGGGTACAGGTCTAGTTTCTTTGGTTCAACAGTCTCGTGATAATTAAgcacaattaattaatgtgaCAATGTTTGAAATCTAGAAGGCTGAGATGGATTGATGAATCCTCCCAGAGCAGTGACGGTGTTCTTGCAAAATTGCATTATTCTATACACTATATACATAGTAGCTTATGAACCACAAATCTTGTAGCATAATTTGATTCTTTTTCTTCCCAtggcatatatatatattaagtGAAGAGGTTTGTTCTATACAAACACCAACTTGACACACACTTTAATGGCTCAGAATTTCAGAAACTTTCTTGGGTGGTGGTCTACACTCTTATGTTATCTATAGGCGCATGCAGCTTTACCATTCCAATCATTGTGTATTGTATAGAACTGGGGAGGATCTATTTCTTCAAAGTAAGCAACTCATACGCTCCACTTAATTCACTTCTTGCACACAGTTTGTTCGGAGGATGGCTGTTTGGATCGTTGTAATTTGGTCGCAGGAGAGGACTTGGAAATTGATGGCTAGGAACATAAGGAGACATGTGTCCAAAAGAGAATGTATCGAGGCTGGTGTCGTATATGGCTGGGGTACCAATGGCTTCGAgtggcatgtacacaagttATGCCTGGAGTTTGGCTGAGACTTCTCAAAAGAGCTTCTGTGTCGATGATGCAAGAGTTGCCAAGATTTGCTTGCTTTTTGAGGAGAATGTTTCGTGCAGTGAGGTCACAATGTATGATTGGTGGCCGAGTGCAAAAAGACAACCTTTTGCAACATCATTCAGGCGTAAAACAATGAAATGTTCTTTGCCGGAATTGTCTCCAAGAAATCGTCAAGATTTTTGTCCATTATGAGAACAGGACTGAAGTTATCATCAAAAAGAAAAACCATAAAAGTTATATGTGGGCGTAAAACAATGAAACGTTCTTTGCCGGAATTGTCTCCAAGAAATCGTCAAGACTTTTGTCCATTACGCGAATAGGACTGAAGTTATCGTCAAAAAGAAAAAccataaagttatatgtttgGTTGATGCATTTGTGACATTAGCTCACACTCAGCGATGAATTGGTCAACGATATGTTGGACACCTTTGTTTAGCGGGTCAAGAAATGTCTCATGTATCTTCTTCCCTGCACAAGCTGCTCCGTAAAGCTGGAGCTCAACAACTGCCTTCCAATATTGGACCTGTATCAAGTACCCCTTACAATATCATTACACATTCAATCATCTAGATTCATGCAGCATAGTTACTCTTACTTTTACATGTGATTATGGTGTCAAACAAAAGTACACCTAATGCAGGAAAGTTTGGTCTACTAAGCTATACTGTTAAATTTAACGGGTTGCTGCAATTGAGGGAACTCTTTGATCAGCTGCAGATGACTGCGTACACTGCTGTCCATCTCGATTATCTACATAGATCATGTACTTACTCACTCTAAAAAAATGCTGTATGCATGGAAGAAAACCGCTCACTATAGCGATATATTGCTCTTCATGCATCCTAAAACTGTAACACTCACATTAGCGGATATCATAGTTTAGTTACATAATGTTACTATAACCACACGTTGTCCCACAAAATAATATCACACTCActatctatatagctatatactaaAATGCATGAATTTTGTGTGCTAGCAAAGTAGCAAGCTGACTAAAGGTTGGTCTATCCATGGGCTTTTCTTTCCAGCAGGATTGCATTATTATTTCAATTTCTTCCGGGCAGTGTGTGGGGATTTTCAATCTATCCCCACGCGAAATTTTGATGACCGTTTGAACGTTATCGTACTCTTCGAATGGTACGCAGTGTGGATTGAAAATTTCCCAGGCGACTATGCCATAGCTCCAGACATCTGAAGCGAATGAGAATTTCTTTTCACCTAAACTCTCTGGTGCCATCCAACGAATTGGACATATTCCATTACTTCTCTCGATATAGTAATTCATGTCATCTGGGAGTTGACGGAGTAGACCAAAGTCAGATACTTTGCAATTCTCACCACCAGAGGCCATTAGTATATGTCTAGCGACCAGATTCTGCATTTACATTTAATAATTATCGTATTTATCCCATGCCTTTCTACTAAGCATTGTCTATGGGTGccatttgtgtcaaaattaatacaaattATAGGTACATCATAAATGAATACATATATAAATGCAGGTGGTGCATATGATATGCAGGTGCCCCATATGCAAAATGCAGTATGTGTCCCATATGTAAATGCAGCATGTGCATATAGCATATGCATATAGCAAATGCAGCACATACACATTTGTATATGTACCTgatatatataaatgcagTAGCGTCATAATTTAGGCAAagtaatgcttcgttctcgagttatgccaaTTAAGTGTTGCTTACTTgcaatgccattgcagccttgtgcgtagaaaaacttgtccatggtaAGTGTTGCCACTCTATACTTATagcagttagctctgcactagaacgctataatagctattggtagctgcaagagtgagaagagagctctGCTGCAAAGGCTCtcctgatgcagccattaattttagactttggcATCAATCCTTTTTAACAATTAACATTCTGCGTTCCCGAACCAAACTCGACCCCAAGGGCATAGGTTTGGCGGTAGGAGCTCGCTTGTCCACACCCCCTGACCGCACCCCAACACTCGGGCTGGCTATCTCAGCGGGGAAAGATTAGCTAAACTCCTGTCCTCTTACGAAGGGCGAGTCTTACCGATAACCTGATGGCCCAAAACGAGCCCAAACCAACGGTCACACTATAAAAGATAATTCAAACAGTAAGAGTATACACGATACTTCAAACAGTAATAGAATACACGACACAAAGGAATAATTACACGAAATTAGGAACAGTAACCAACTATTAAGTCACTATATATACGGAGGGAGCGAGCCCAAGTACTTCGCTCACTGGTCTCTCGCCTCGTCCACTTCCGGTCGGACAATGCTGCGGTCGTGGCACTGGTCAATGCAGGCACTAGCAGAGATGATTCCCTCATGCACCTGATGAGGAGCCTTTGCTTCCTCATGGCAAAATTTATGGTGTCGGCGTCCCACATGCGTCCACAATTCGCTGGCCGATGCGCTATCTAGGAACAATCGGTTTACCTTTTTCTCCCTTTACCCGCAGGCTCACCCGACGCCCACGGTCATCCCCCGGCACTGGTGGCCCTGTTGATCTCGCTCAAGCCGGACTGGACGTCACGGCCTTGGACGAACTCTACTTTCACGATGCGCTAGCCCCTAGCACTCAACACACCTATGCATCAGCTCAATCTCGCTATATTAATTTCTGCCATTTTGTCCTCATATCTCCGTTTCCAGTAACAGATCCCGGGCTCTCCCATGATCCTGATGCGAATTTCCAACCGAACCTCCAGACCCAGGAAGGTAATCGTCGACGACGGGCCCTCGCACTTAGACACCTCCAGCAGCGTGCCAGTGAGGGAACAAGTTGCCATGATTACAGCAAACTGAGGACTCCGGTGGGCCCATGGTGATGAAGTCGTCAAGGTAGTGGGCGATGTAGCTGACTCCCCGCTGGACCGTTATCCATTGTAGAGCATCCGCTAAGGCTGTGAAGATCGCTGGGGCCGACCGGAGCCCGAACGGCCGAACCTTGTCCACCAACACTTCACCTTCCATTGAACGCCTAGCAGTCGCCTGTCCACTGGAACAATCCGATATGCCTGCTGGTCGACTTTTGCCAGCAGGGCTCCTCTCCCCACCTGTAAAATACGATCTACTACACTGTCGGTTGTGATATACGACGTACTGCACATGTCCTTGTCGATACCGTCGTTGACGCTAGCATTCTCGGGAGAAGACAGATTCACAATCAGGCACCAGTGGCCTGGTTTTGCCTTTTTGGGGATGACCCCAAAGGGGCAGTGGATGCGAGGCACTACATACTTTGAAGCCGTGGTGAATGCCTTGGGTGACATACACTGCCAGTAGGCGGTTGGGATGCTCTCACATTGCAGGAGTCGTGATTTCCTCTGTCTCGAACAGGGGGAACCATCGCGCCCAGGGCAGTGAGCTTCTGACTGGGACGGCCCTGCACCTGCACAAGAAGCACACCATAAACAGCCGCACGCCACAACCAGACCACGACCATAGGCTGCCAACTTGAGGTACTCGGGTGAACCCTTGGCAGCCCCGAAGGTGCCGAACCCTGAGTCGCCAACTGACGGTGTACTCGAAGCACCTTTGGCGTCCCCGAAGGCCCAAATAAATACACAActccccccaacacacacaattagCAATACAACACAAAGCATGCCACAAACTACCCTATACTACACTACTCTACGACACTAGCTAGCCACAATGTTCTAAATTGTTCCTCAAGCAGGACGTCTGCGGGGCTCTGGGAAATCCCTTTTGCAAGCTGCACAAACATGCAAGTAGATGCAATCGACCCCAAACGGGCAGTCCAACTCTCCCGGTCGATTCCACCGCCGACAGGTCGACGCCGGAGGGGGCCTCCTCTTAAGAGATCGCTTGCTGCATGGTGGCCGAGAAGAGACGCTTCGAACCTGGTGGGGAGTCCTGAGCCTGAACGGGGCACGAGGCCGCGGAGTGATCGAGGGACCGACAAGGACCACACCACGGGGCACTCCCTGCCCAATAAAACAATACGAGTGGAAGCCACCATCCACCTTCGACCAGTCGGTCCTGCCAGATTCGGCTGCCTCGCCACAGGACTTCCAGTCATACAGTAGCCACAACGGGAACCGATACCATTGTTGACATATAGCTGAGGAGGGACGGGGCTCGCTCTGGTGCCTTGGCAATCAGTACTGCCGCATAAATTGCAAAACACTGCACCCAAGTGTTAAAGTCGGGGACGACGCGCATCGAGTCTGCCATGTCTGAAGCGTTTGCCACCACAAAGTTACCTTGCAGCAAACCCCTTGGCCAGAGGCAGCTCACTGAAGTCCAGAAAAGCCCCAGATATAATAGTCTCCACCACAGATCACTTGAGAGGTGGGATCACCTTGCTGGGCACCACAGCCGATGCCACGAGCGACATGAGAGGGTTGGCCATCGCCGATGCGAGGCAGGCCAGAGTGCTGACACCTATAGCCCAGGAAGTTGGCATGGACCCTAGGTGCAAAGCTGCAAGGGTTAAataaaacaacaacaacacgCCCTTAAACTACCATAAAGTACCGCTTGTCACCCTAAAGAAACGCCCCAACCTGCTTGAGAGTAGGTCTTGCCGACCCTGAGCTCTCTCTAGCCCATTAACCTATGCAGCTGCAGCTTGAGAGTAGGTCGTCAGACGTAGACCCCGAGCTCTCTAACATATGCAGCTGCAGCTTGAGAGTAGGTACCCCAAACTCCAGCCCCAAGTCAGCCATGCAGATTTCAAATTCTCAGAATAGAGAGAGGAGAGAGGCCAGTCGCCCACcagagtgggggtgtgggtaCAAAAGACATACCGGACGGTAGAGAGGATAGCAGAGAGCGCAAGACAGGTGGGACTGGGGCGGTTTGTACCAGCATGGCCTGCAGGGTCGCCAGTGCCGTCGGAGCACTCTCCGTTCCTGCAGCCGAACTCGACGGGCCATCGAGACTGGAGTGATGGGAAGGTCCGCCATGGATCACGAACAGCTCTAACAAAGACGGAAAAGCTCTAGGCACATTACCTGATCAAATATTTATTACTGCCACGAGTAGTCTGCACTACCTAGAGTACCTCACACGCATGCGCTAGGCTGTGTGTCACACTTCCGGCAATGCAGCACCACGGGtcctagcctcggtcccaggccgattttttttaatagaacgaagttgaacgacctagcgttaaattggagacggatcggccttaTGGCACGCCAAGTGTAACAAAAATAAATAGCGCTATAGGACGTCATAAAGTAAGGGAAAACGTCATGCATGCAAGACGTGCTGTAATCGTTACAAGACGTGCTGTAACGTTACAAGACGTGCTGTAATTTAGTGCGAGGCTCAAGGTCAAAAGGTGACTGGGTGTTCATTAATTAAAATGGTTGATCAAAGAGCTGGAGCTGGAGATCGAGTGTGGGGATGGGAAACATTTCTCCAAGAAATGGAGACTTTCCTTACTACGGTAGATAGAGAAATCGATTATACTCAGTCTACTAGTTATGCCCAGTTCGTTATTGAGAGGTTTGAGGTTTGTATACATGCTCTATCTTCCCTTCGTGTACAAATTGAAGATGATGGCGATGATGAGACGATTGAAGTTTGCACGGCATTGAAGGAAATAATGGACAGTTGTGTGTTGCTCAAGACAATGTGGTACACTCGACTTGATGAGTTGGATGCACACACAGACGGAGGCTACCAAGTTCCCCAGGTTGCTAGGAGAGTAGGACGTGGCCGTCCCCAGCTATTTATTTGTCAAGACCAGTTGGAATACCTATGTAGTTTAAATTTCACTTGGACTGAGATTAGTAAACTATTGGGTGTCTCTCGAATGACTATCTATAGAAGAAGAGGGGAGTTCGGCATTCTAGATGTTCATAGTGCTGCAAGAAGTATAAGTGACAGTGATCTACGTACAAAGCTCCAACAGGTGCGTCGAGAAATGCCAAATATGGGAGAGACACTGGTGATTGGGCGACTACGGTCATTGGGATATGCTGTCACTAGACAAAGGGTGCGTAATGCTATCCACGCAACCGATCCCCTGAATGCAGCTCTGAGATGGAGAGGAATCCTCACTGCTCGGCGCCCTTACTCTGTTCCCTCGCCCAACTCTCTATGGCACATGGGTAAGTCATATATAGGTGTTGTGTGACCAGGTTTATGGTTAATGTGTGTCAATTAAGTTTTAGATAAAGGAGCCcagatgtgtgtacatgcatgtatataggttggagccttattattatagtagtagcaagacttgtgtatacaatacatgcatactaATCATATCTTGTATTCGTACAGATGGCCACCACGCTTGTGAGATGGGGCATGGTAACGCACGGGGCTATTGACGGATATAGCAGACTCGTCGTGTTTCTTCGCTGTAGCAATAATAACACTGCCGAAACAGTTTATAATCTCTTCCTTTCAGCTGTCCAACGGTTTGGACTACCGTCAAGAATGCGATCTGACTACGGTGGTGAAAATTATCGTGTAGCAGCACATATGCTAGAGAGTAGAGGATATGACCGCAACAGCATGATAACTGGCAGTTCCGTGCACAACCAGCGGATTGAGCGCCTCTGGCGCGATATGCATCGTTGCGTAACAGTGATATTTTACAAGTTATTCTATTACCTAGAGCAACATGGTTACTTGGATCCTGATAACATGTTTCATCGGTATTGTTTACAGTACGTCTATCTTCCACGTATCAACCAGTCACTGAAAGTATTTATGGAGGGTTGGAACTGTCATGGGGTTCAAACGGAACACAATCTAACACCACATCAATTATTTGTGCGGGGAGCACTTCAAATGCAGAGAAGAGGACTTCAAGCCCTAGACTTTTTCGAACATATTGATGAAATGTATGGTGTAGACGAAGAAATCAGTACGGGTGATGACGATTACACAGTTCGTATACCCCCAATTGGTCTTGCATTGTCTGATGAGAATATGGCTTTGTTGAAGGAAAGAGTAAATCCTCTGGCAGACAGCGATAATTTTGGGATAGAACTGTATGTTGAAACACTTACTTTTTTACGTACTTTGATTAACTGAGATTTGTTAATGAAT is a window of Halichondria panicea chromosome 13, odHalPani1.1, whole genome shotgun sequence DNA encoding:
- the LOC135346501 gene encoding uncharacterized protein LOC135346501 codes for the protein MSEDIRYLQKIRDIPRLQPYIKQGVVSTGRHLGKGAFGYVVELQLYGAVCAGKKIHETFLDPLNKGVQHIVDKFITECELMSQMHHPNIVHFYGLAFLDDSFSPVLVMERLDKSLDDLLETIPAKDVLLFLRLSILYDVAKGLVFLHSYQPPIIHRDLTARNILLTSTKQAKIADLGNSRIIDTEALSRSLSQTPGTLVYMPPEAIGTPAIYDTSLDTFSFGHMSLFVFGHRFPSPLLRPNYNDPNSHPPNKLCARSEVERRVAYFEEIERMKAIPAKLIGMVKLCLDNIPECRPTSQKVSEILGHYKERVEKQRKSVTIVEQQPPSPCATGTRRRSDQMTKIMSGSSFVMEMQICHGKKKNQCSKRCVLHLEDGKLKYQILTDKKVQELKLDSVISVEPVYEAPQFRFAVYFEHKKEKKAWYFKADTEEDRNCWVTALRRFINSSQPDLAYKIVDLTSEPPRGSRRETSHPLPPTPLQSRLSEAELPRLYSETDAALHQKAQKVAFSRQAVSLRKPPKHKPSKGNYEHFKPHYHEQFCTNTNPSYKVLSAKPQMQGAMPVFSDKKRDSLAILSQIQMPDSSKKISLQECKVLGNTSEDYDDVVPKQIQQTHPDELYDEIDSRYANITGAPLTPLKPQFFRERSHVLLKKPIIKESAASRPRSAEVQIQDEQTTPVRGGPGVLMPGLYSGNKKNKIMRVRSSSPTQRSHEGERKMLRFPSIPNHRYPAHEDALPQQQKGPSKPLHELLGTLHIPDSNLFEWKLIANGEFGDIYHAKLRNLTGEMVDVAVKTLQTYEDSKDMANFENEMAISADPLINHPNIVKVYGLVEGADQIVMEYLPYGDLKSFLSKNSQLLS